In Acinetobacter wuhouensis, the genomic window CACAAAGTATGAGTTACAGCAAATTAGTAATCTCAGTAGTGCTTATGCTGTACGTTTATACGAGTTATTGATTGCTTGGCGCAGTACAGGTCAAACACCAGTTATTGAACTAACAGAATTTAGAAACAAGATAGGTATTCTCGATGATGAATACACAAGAATGGGCAATTTTAAAGATCGGGTACTAAATCTAGCTATTGCTCAAATTAATGAACACACTGACATTACTGTTAAATACGAACAGCATAAAAAGGGACGTAACATTTCAGGTTTTTCATTTTCTTTCAAACAAAAGAAAGGAGTTACAGCTAATGCAAATAGTAAGAGTTCAAATACCCTTGATCTTTTCTCGAAAATGACCGATGCACAACGCCATTTGTTTGCTAATAAACTGTCAGAACTTGCTGACATGAGTAAGTACTCTCAAGGTACCGAAAGCTATGCACAATTTGCTATTCGAATTGCTGAAATGCTACAGAATCAAGAGAAATTTGAAGAACTACTACCGTATCTTAAA contains:
- the repM gene encoding replication initiation protein RepM, which produces MRDLVVKDNALINASYNLDLVEQRLILLAIVEARESGKGINANDPLEVHAESYINQFNVARQTAYQALKDACKDLFARQFSYQEINKRGNVENVLSRWVSEIRYIDDEATVKLIFAPAIVPLITRLEVQFTKYELQQISNLSSAYAVRLYELLIAWRSTGQTPVIELTEFRNKIGILDDEYTRMGNFKDRVLNLAIAQINEHTDITVKYEQHKKGRNISGFSFSFKQKKGVTANANSKSSNTLDLFSKMTDAQRHLFANKLSELADMSKYSQGTESYAQFAIRIAEMLQNQEKFEELLPYLKKVGFNAK